In Silurus meridionalis isolate SWU-2019-XX chromosome 19, ASM1480568v1, whole genome shotgun sequence, the DNA window TGTTCATGCCAACTTTCATGCCAGTATTTTTGTCAGAGTTCTAAAGACAATTTCCCAAATTACACCATATTCATACCAACCTGCTTCAATGGATAGCACAAAATATGTGAAAGGCTCTAACAAAATATGTAATTTGAGTACACTGGCCACACAATACATAGGTGGAACTCCTACCTGGTGGTTTTCCATTACTGAGATAAGAGAGTTGACCATAGAGAACACAAGATCTTTATATGTGGATGAATCAACTGGGATATTTTGCTGGGATTAAGCTTCAGCTGTTGAGCTGCCATCCACAATGAGATATTTGCCAGATATGCCAAGATCTGAACAGAAATAAAGAGTCTGTAAataaagaggggaaaaaaaattgttgaataTTATTTGCATAGTAATGGTGTGAAActcgtgtgtgtatatgactTAATGTGTATGTACACTATtgcatgtacagtactgtaatttCTAATCAACATCACATTTAGTTTTCTTTGACAGTGCATATTGTAAAATATCTTATGAAATGTCTAATATAAACCTGGTAGTCTTCAGGAGAAATGTCTCCACATCACACATTCATTTAGTAAAGAAAACTGGTGATCTGGTAAACCTAAACCTTCCACCTccacacagaaaaaaactcaTTGTTGTGTTTTAGGCAAGGCATGTGTGGAGGCAGGAATAGTACTGACATCCTGGATGTACAGCAAACCAGTCTTTGACTGCAGCAGATTGGTGGAATTTTacattaagataagatatacctttattcgtcccacagtggggaaatttatTAATTATCCCAAAACAGCAACAAAGGTATTGGAGTTACTTGCTCTCTGctgtctttcatttttttcttccttgcaTTCCACGGTGCATGAAATTCAGAGAAAGAATTGCCCTTTATAGTGAAAGCCAGAGTATCCACACCACCAAGTTGTGTGCCAGAACTGGGCCATGTAAAAGATGTTACCAGGTTGCAAGAATGTTCTGGGTACAATGTCTATAGATATGACAcggtattatttatttgatattttaccTTTTATCCTAATTTATGTCCAGCACAATTTTAGAGTAAATATGATATTTTCCTCACTTGGAACATTTCTGTTCCAAGAACATGAGTGTTGCACAAACATCCCTTAGAATGTCTTTAGTGGAGAAAGTAATTTATCTTTGTTGGATAAATACCAAGCAATTGTGATCACAGAGAGATGTatgagaaaaagaggaaaaaaaagtaaaaatacaaaaatacagttaaGTCTCTAGGCAATTCACATGTTCCAAATCCCATGCGTGTAATAATGTGGAAATACAGTAGCTTCTTCATGATCTTGGCTCTTTAAACTAATCACCCAGCATTGAGACACAAACTTCTGGATTATTATCAATTGAAAAACATTATTCACATATTCACATTCCCAAAACTGATATTTTGCCAGCACTTTAGCATAACCTGACATCACTTTGTCACTAAATATTTTAGCAACTGTTTAATAAATGGTTTTAAACTGTTTGATAAATAGTTTCCCCTGCCATATCACATGGATCTTTTACAATTATAATGATCGAAGACATAAATACAGACAATAAATTAGGAGTAGGAACATAACAATGTTTTTGCAAATCACTGAAGCGTCTGAACTAATGAGTGCAGGACACATGCAGCAATGTAGAAATAATAAGAATTTGAAGTATTCTGCACTTTGTCTACATAATCTCTCTAAAGCTGAACAGTCCTAGTTCTGCTATTTTCAGCAGGATAACAGCCCTATTAATACAGTGCAGAaaatcctttaaatgtaaaacactttttcttttctctcttaacTTGCTTCATCATAAGAAATGCTGTCGCACTTAATCACAAATAGGAAGGAGTATATTTGCATTCAGGATGCCTTGGAGTTTTTGTAAACCACTAAACTCCCCGTTGCCTTTAAAGGACTGTGTACTGGAGACTAAATATGGGCATGGGTTCGAAATGGATTTCGTGGAATTTTCAAGCAGCACACAGCAGTGATGATGCGCATTACACAGCTGAAACCGAGTTCACTTCACTCCGCAGCTTTTTCTTAAACGTGTTGTCTGACTTATGGAAATATACAAGGAACAATTAATAACTACAGCTATACGGGAACCTGACAAATAGCATTTCTTCTTCTATCCAGCGACCTACAAACTTCGTGATCATGTCTAGGAGAAAGGTGAGAGGACTCACTCGGACCGGGCGCCAGGTAAGCGAGGATCCGGATCTCGACAACTTGCTATCAAACCTGTCGCCTGAAGAGATGGAGGAATTACAGAAGGAAGTGTCGACAGTGCCTGACCCAGACCCGAGTGAGATCGTAATAGTAGACCAAACAGATTTAAAGCAAACTATACCTAATAAAAGAGATTCCACCTTCAATAAATCCGGCGAGTTAAAGGCTGGTTTGCAAAGGAATCTTTCCACTGAGGTAAGAAAACGCTTCAAATGGCACCTTTATCATCTAATCTCCAATTCAAACTTCTCTTTAATGGAAAAAACACTAATGAACCCTAAAAAcacttttatctatctatctatctatctatctatctatctatctatctatctatctatctatctgtctgtctgtctgtctgtctgtctgtctgtctgtctgtctgtctgtctgtctgtctgtctgtctgctagtgattttattgtttaattgcaGCAATGCATTTTGGAGGAACGTTTAAGCAGCAGTAACTGCATGGCGTGCTGTAAAGCTCTGATGTGTGGTGGGTCTGAGCCTAGGCTTGGTGTGATACTTTGGCTCATTGCTAATGTGCACTGCCTTTTAAGGTTACACATGCCATGCCAAGTGCTTTGCACAGCAAACATACTTTAGTTTATAAATTGTGCCCTTGTCTGCTTACTAGATTTATGTCTCCTCTATGAAATGTTCATGTAATTTAAACAAAGAATCTGATGGTCAATGTACAGCAAATTGTATAAACTGAAGTCTAAATGAACTGTACAATAACCTGTAGACTTATAGTTGGCTGAGACACAAAGCTTTACAACACCCTTGCCCAATAAAAACACCCTTGTTTTCCATAAACACATGTAAGCCACTATgacttttattaaatgcatttgcAAGTACGTCACTGCCCTGTTTGAAAAGAACAAATTCgaagtaattttatttgttatatgcAGATTGCCATAGACAATTGTATATCAGCTTGCTTATGGTGAGACTGTGCAAACCCGCTatagcaaaaaagaaataaataaatggaaaaaaaaaccctacatcagaaaaatgtggaatgcgGTATAATTTTAGGTCAACAATCTTGAGAAGAGTCTTACTTCAGATGGTTTAAGAGTGTTAAGCATGACGACTGGTGGCAGAACTAAGACAGAAACATATGTATCCTTTTCAAATAATATAATTAGTTGTATATTCCATACCATAATAATCATGTTTAAGTATAAAGAATATGTAAGAAACaatgaataatattataaaacagATAATGTTATCTAGTTAATTGTTAACTAATTgtcaaatattcaaataaattctTCTGCAGGAGTTTACATGTATGCTGGACCTAATAAATCTTTTAATTTCAGTAATTGGTTATGTATGAATTCATAAGATGGTCTTGCTATGTTTTCTCTCTAGGGTGAGCCCAAAAGAGAAAGTCGGAAACAGGAATATCTCAGAAAAATGGGCTTGAGTCAGGAGACAAATGTTTCCAGTAACGACAGCCAGGAAGGAGGACCTCAGAATTCTTTGTGCAATTCTTCTGTTAAACAAGAGAAAACCATGGAGGACAGGAACACAAGAGCCACCGTGGATTCTAAAGATGCTAGGGCAAGACGATTGAAAAGGAATGAGGAAATTGAAAAGAAACGTGAGGTCAAAGAGAACGAACAGAACGATGATTACAAGCTCAAAAGTAAATGTGACACAAAAGAAGGTAGCAGCAAGACAAAGGAGTTAATATCCAagcttcaggaaaaaaaagaggattgcaaagagaaggagagaagagatGAAAGCAGGAAGAGAGAATCGGGAGACAGCAAAACAAAGGAGATGATTTCAAGGTTACAAGGAAAACaggagaaggaagaaaaaaaagaacaagaagttAGAACAGATATCAGAAAAAGACAGGACAATAAGCCAAAAGGCCTTGTTTCCAAGTTAGAGGAAAACCAAAATTCAGGtgtagaaagtaaaaaagaagaCAGCAGAAGGGAAGATGATAAAAAGAAGACAGAAGAACAAGCAGAGATACTTAAGATAGTTAGTaatggaaaggaaaaagaaatgattgtgaaggatgctgggaaaaaaattgaaagtaTAGATAAAGGCAGTGAGAAAGAGATAAGGGATAAGAATGATCAAGCGAAAGAactattaaaaattaattctgTTGACACTGctaaaaagaaaccaaaagcacAAAGTGAGATACAGTATGAAACAACTGAATCCAACACAAAAGAAGAGGTTGGAAATTGTGTGACAGACAATAACTCAAAAACCATGACTAAAGAAGAACAGGAAGAAGATGAGCTTACTAGCATGTTTGCAGAAGATCTAGAGAGACTAGAGAGCAATGACCCAAAGATGACTGAGGTCAATGTTAACAATTCAGAAACCATCAAAGTCAAAACCCTCATTCAGTTTGCTGAAGCACTTACTAACAATACACATGTCAAGACATTTGCTCTTGCTAACTGCCGTGCTGATGATCATGTGGCTTATGCTATTGCAAAAATGTTATGCAGCAACAAAATCATTACCAGCAT includes these proteins:
- the lmod1b gene encoding leiomodin-1; its protein translation is MSRRKVRGLTRTGRQVSEDPDLDNLLSNLSPEEMEELQKEVSTVPDPDPSEIVIVDQTDLKQTIPNKRDSTFNKSGELKAGLQRNLSTEGEPKRESRKQEYLRKMGLSQETNVSSNDSQEGGPQNSLCNSSVKQEKTMEDRNTRATVDSKDARARRLKRNEEIEKKREVKENEQNDDYKLKSKCDTKEGSSKTKELISKLQEKKEDCKEKERRDESRKRESGDSKTKEMISRLQGKQEKEEKKEQEVRTDIRKRQDNKPKGLVSKLEENQNSGVESKKEDSRREDDKKKTEEQAEILKIVSNGKEKEMIVKDAGKKIESIDKGSEKEIRDKNDQAKELLKINSVDTAKKKPKAQSEIQYETTESNTKEEVGNCVTDNNSKTMTKEEQEEDELTSMFAEDLERLESNDPKMTEVNVNNSETIKVKTLIQFAEALTNNTHVKTFALANCRADDHVAYAIAKMLCSNKIITSINLDSNLLTSKGIMALVQALQHNTSLTELRFHNQRHICGGKTEMEMTKILKENTTLLKLGYHFELAGPRMTMTNILSRNMDRQRQKRLQEQKQATAQGNGDKKDTLKVPELGFSKGSPRSSPKPSPTPSPVPSPKLTPKAFKAPGGPPPPPPGGVPPPPPIIDGEFLKNSLTPVSKRKLEDKTGGRGGGQNSRDQLLASIRGANIKQLKKVSVPKLLQ